Proteins co-encoded in one Listeria ivanovii subsp. ivanovii genomic window:
- a CDS encoding PTS glucitol/sorbitol transporter subunit IIC: MNYIEWFGTNFIGLFEAGGKQFVSFMTGIVPLLIVLLTFTYSIIAFIGEERVNRAIQFSAKNMILRYTLMPVLSVLMLTNPMAYTFGRFVKEHQKPAFYDSVVSFLHPVTGLFPYANAGELFVYLGIANGVAEAGYSMSSLAVRYFLAGIVVILMRGIITETITKFLIRKEKV; this comes from the coding sequence GTGAATTATATTGAATGGTTTGGAACCAACTTTATCGGCCTATTTGAGGCTGGTGGAAAACAGTTTGTAAGCTTTATGACGGGAATTGTCCCACTTTTAATTGTCCTTTTAACTTTTACTTACTCGATCATTGCTTTTATCGGGGAAGAACGAGTCAACCGAGCAATCCAATTTTCTGCTAAAAATATGATTTTGCGTTATACGCTTATGCCAGTTTTATCTGTTTTGATGCTAACTAATCCAATGGCTTATACGTTTGGTCGTTTTGTAAAAGAACATCAAAAACCTGCATTTTATGACTCCGTTGTTTCGTTTTTACACCCAGTAACCGGGCTTTTCCCTTATGCCAATGCTGGCGAATTATTTGTTTACTTAGGAATTGCCAATGGGGTTGCTGAAGCTGGTTATAGTATGTCAAGCCTTGCTGTACGTTACTTTTTAGCAGGTATAGTTGTTATCTTAATGCGCGGTATTATTACCGAAACCATTACGAAATTCCTCATTCGAAAAGAAAAAGTCTGA
- a CDS encoding transcriptional regulator GutM translates to MNIVLIASLIFIAQTLLAFFQVRYYQHHMNKVATKYAGKIGYHLYSEMERWKFRSSAVAILVVNEKQIVHECQILTGKTIFAKFKTFTDYHHKELSEILTELTNKKKNSIQEKAIIKTVNSCMKAL, encoded by the coding sequence ATGAATATCGTTCTAATTGCTTCCCTTATTTTTATTGCCCAGACATTGTTAGCATTTTTCCAAGTGCGTTATTATCAACACCATATGAATAAAGTCGCAACAAAATATGCTGGAAAAATCGGCTATCACCTTTATTCTGAAATGGAACGATGGAAATTCCGTTCCAGTGCGGTTGCAATTCTCGTTGTAAATGAAAAACAAATCGTCCATGAATGTCAGATTTTAACTGGAAAGACCATTTTCGCAAAATTCAAAACTTTTACTGATTACCATCACAAAGAACTATCTGAAATTCTCACGGAGTTAACAAACAAGAAAAAGAATTCTATCCAAGAAAAAGCAATCATTAAAACAGTTAACAGTTGTATGAAAGCGCTTTAA
- a CDS encoding NAD(P)H-dependent oxidoreductase yields MTLYRQLLAREQENNPIRVGVIGTGQMGFGMISQIAAIPGMSVVGISDIHVEAAKKAADAYNATAAKKEKILLSNDFKEIIHSDQVEVIVDATGVPEVGAKISLETLLAKKQLVLLNVEIDITIGPLMKKLYDSAGLVYTGSDGDEPAAITELYEFSKSMGMEVLVAGKGKNNKLKISANPDSCQVEADEKNMASHMLAAFQDGTKTMAEMNLLSNAIGYVPDVVGMHGISGDVDSVIKDLDLKEQGGILNKFGVVEYVDGLAPGVFVIVKGQNEGVSHELSYLMKKGDRDHHILYRPYHLASLETPLTIAKAVLNHDHAIVPKGAPISETVAVAKKDIPSGERLDGIGGFCVRGVLETHTDMATNGHIPIGLISGEVVARRNIKTGTFITEEDVTLDESTTVWKLRKLQDETFSN; encoded by the coding sequence ATGACTTTATACAGACAGTTACTTGCTCGTGAACAAGAAAATAATCCTATTCGTGTCGGAGTTATCGGCACCGGTCAAATGGGATTCGGGATGATTTCACAAATCGCCGCTATTCCAGGTATGAGTGTAGTTGGTATTAGTGATATCCATGTGGAAGCTGCCAAAAAAGCCGCTGATGCGTATAATGCCACCGCTGCTAAAAAAGAAAAAATTCTATTATCCAATGACTTTAAAGAAATTATTCATTCTGATCAGGTAGAAGTGATTGTTGATGCCACTGGTGTCCCAGAAGTCGGTGCAAAAATTTCCCTAGAAACCTTACTTGCTAAAAAGCAACTAGTATTATTAAACGTCGAAATTGATATAACAATTGGGCCACTGATGAAAAAACTTTACGACAGTGCTGGCTTAGTGTATACCGGTTCTGATGGCGACGAACCCGCTGCAATCACTGAACTTTACGAATTTTCCAAATCTATGGGTATGGAAGTACTTGTCGCTGGAAAAGGGAAAAATAACAAACTAAAAATCAGCGCCAATCCAGACAGTTGCCAAGTGGAAGCGGATGAAAAAAATATGGCCTCTCATATGCTAGCTGCTTTCCAAGATGGCACAAAAACCATGGCTGAAATGAATTTGCTTTCTAATGCAATTGGTTACGTTCCTGATGTGGTCGGAATGCACGGTATTTCCGGAGATGTTGATTCTGTTATTAAAGACTTAGATTTAAAAGAACAAGGTGGAATCTTAAATAAATTTGGCGTCGTCGAATATGTTGATGGCTTGGCACCCGGCGTATTCGTTATTGTTAAAGGGCAAAATGAAGGCGTTAGTCACGAACTAAGCTACTTAATGAAAAAAGGTGACCGTGATCATCACATTCTTTATCGCCCATATCACTTAGCAAGCCTTGAAACACCATTAACTATCGCTAAGGCCGTACTTAATCACGACCACGCTATCGTACCAAAAGGCGCACCTATTTCTGAAACAGTTGCTGTTGCCAAAAAAGACATTCCATCTGGCGAAAGACTAGACGGAATCGGTGGCTTCTGCGTTCGCGGCGTCCTTGAAACTCATACCGACATGGCAACAAATGGTCATATTCCAATCGGCTTAATTAGCGGTGAAGTAGTAGCGCGTCGCAATATCAAAACCGGTACTTTCATTACTGAAGAAGATGTCACTTTAGATGAATCAACTACGGTTTGGAAACTTAGAAAACTTCAAGACGAAACTTTTAGTAATTAA
- a CDS encoding sugar-binding transcriptional regulator codes for MKWEEKRDMVKIATWYYHYGWTQAQIAKKVGISRSIISKTLQRAKDLGIVEIFIKDETYYTVDLEQKLEEKFGLEEAIVVATHDMSEEEALNFLAKEAAYTLSKRIAKVNTLGISWGKTIRKFANEFPYTPHKDLTIIPLIGGMGSSDIDLHSNQICYDLKKKMKCHSKYLYAPALVEDTEMKNDLSKNKYISEVLEEGKKVDMAIVGISSPYNHSTMEEIGYITPEIIEELRYKDVIGDINSRFYTANGKEANTKINTHVIGLSLEELKNIPTVVALANGLHKKDALEAALTAGLIDVIVITDRMAEYILQNKD; via the coding sequence ATGAAATGGGAAGAAAAAAGAGATATGGTGAAAATCGCTACCTGGTATTACCATTACGGTTGGACCCAAGCACAAATTGCCAAAAAAGTCGGGATATCTAGGTCAATCATTTCCAAAACACTACAACGTGCCAAAGATTTAGGAATTGTTGAAATCTTTATCAAAGACGAAACTTATTACACAGTCGATTTAGAGCAAAAATTAGAAGAAAAATTCGGACTAGAAGAAGCGATTGTAGTTGCAACACATGATATGTCCGAAGAAGAAGCATTAAATTTTCTCGCTAAAGAAGCTGCTTACACGCTTAGTAAACGCATCGCAAAAGTTAACACCCTCGGGATCTCTTGGGGAAAAACAATCCGCAAATTCGCCAATGAATTCCCCTATACTCCGCACAAAGATTTAACGATTATTCCACTTATTGGCGGAATGGGCTCTAGCGACATTGACCTCCACTCCAACCAAATTTGCTATGATTTAAAAAAGAAAATGAAGTGTCATTCTAAATATCTTTACGCCCCTGCTCTTGTAGAAGATACCGAAATGAAAAACGATTTATCCAAAAATAAATATATTAGTGAAGTCCTAGAAGAAGGAAAAAAAGTAGATATGGCGATAGTTGGAATTTCTAGCCCTTATAACCACAGCACAATGGAAGAAATCGGCTATATTACCCCAGAAATTATAGAAGAATTACGTTACAAAGATGTCATTGGCGACATTAATTCTCGTTTCTACACAGCAAACGGCAAAGAAGCTAACACAAAAATTAATACGCACGTAATCGGCTTAAGTTTGGAAGAATTAAAAAACATCCCTACTGTTGTTGCACTTGCAAATGGACTACATAAAAAAGACGCCCTAGAAGCTGCACTCACTGCTGGATTAATAGATGTGATTGTGATAACTGATAGAATGGCTGAATACATTCTTCAAAACAAAGATTAA